A window of Apium graveolens cultivar Ventura chromosome 8, ASM990537v1, whole genome shotgun sequence contains these coding sequences:
- the LOC141677384 gene encoding mitochondrial adenine nucleotide transporter ADNT1-like: MASEDVKSGETAVSRIVNLAEEAKIASEGVKAPTKIAWLSITKSLFAGGIAGGVSRTAVAPLERLKILLQVQNPHSIKYNGTVQGLKYIWRTEGLRGLFKGNGTNCARIVPNSAVKFYSYEEASKGILWLYRRQTGNEDAELTPLLRLGAGACAGIIAMSATYPMDLVRGRLTVQSGNSPSQYRGIAHALATVLREEGPRALYKGWLPSVIGVVPYVGLNFAVYESLKDWLVKSRPFGLVDDTELGVTTKLACGAAAGTVGQTVAYPLDVIRRRMQMVGWKDASAVVTGDGKAQARLEYTGMVDAFRKTVRHEGFGALYKGLVPNSVKVVPSIAIAFVTYEVVKDVLKVEMRISD; encoded by the exons ATGGCGTCGGAGGATGTTAAAAGCGGCGAAACGGCGGTATCGAGGATCGTGAATCTGGCGGAAGAGGCGAAGATTGCGAGTGAAGGAGTGAAAGCTCCCACGAAGATCGCGTGGCTTTCGATTACTAAGTCTCTTTTCGCCGGCGGTATCGCTGGAGGCGT GTCTCGCACTGCGGTTGCTCCACTTGAACGGTTGAAAATTTTGCTCCAG GTTCAAAACCCGCATAGCATAAAATATAATGGAACAGTTCAGGGTTTAAAATATATATGGAGAACTGAGGGTTTGCGAGGACTATTCAAAGGCAATGGTACTAATTGTGCTCGCATTGTACCAAACTCGGCCGTCAAGTTTTATAGCTACGAGGAAGCTTCCAA GGGAATATTGTGGCTCTATAGGCGGCAAACTGGAAATG AGGATGCTGAACTCACTCCTCTTTTACGCCTTGGAGCGGGAGCTTGTGCTGGAATAATTGCTATGTCAGCAACCTATCCTATGGACCTGGTACGAGGTCGGCTAACAGTCCAG TCAGGCAACTCTCCAAGCCAGTATAGAGGAATTGCTCATGCACTTGCTACGGTCCTCCGTGAAGAAGGACCCCGTGCATTGTACAAAGGATGGCTTCCTTCTGTCATTGGAGTT GTTCCTTATGTGGGCCTCAACTTTGCTGTGTATGAATCGTTAAAAGATTGGTTGGTCAAATCCAGACCGTTTGGACTTGTGGATGACACTGAGTTGGGTGTTACAACAAAGCTTGCATGTGGTGCTGCAGCTGGAACTGTGGGCCAGACAGTTGCCTATCCTCTTGATGTTATCCGTAGAAGAATGCAGATGGTGGGCTGGAAAGATGCATCTGCAGTTGTTACCGGTGATGGAAAGGCCCAAGCTCGACTTGAATATACTGGTATGGTTGACGCATTTAGGAAAACAGTTCGTCACGAAGGGTTTGGAGCTTTATACAAGGGATTGGTTCCCAATTCCGTAAAG GTGGTCCCATCAATTGCAATTGCTTTTGTGACATACGAGGTAGTAAAGGACGTACTTAAGGTTGAGATGAGGATATCTGATTGA